In Mesorhizobium sp. 113-3-3, a genomic segment contains:
- a CDS encoding glycosyltransferase family 2 protein, translating to MTQALPSSLIVIPCLNEAAHIGALLGQLCPAAARLGARIVVADGGSTDGTLAIVGEIAAKDPRVILLHNKRRIQSAAINLAVGTFGEGAEYLIRIDAHGGYPDDYCDRLLEEALATSADSVVVSMLTSGSGTVQKSVAAAQNSKLGTGGSKHRHLSAGEWVDHGHHALMRISAFGAVGGYDETFSHNEDAELDYRLRQAGYKIWMSGKTQMVYYPRASLKGLYFQYLGYGRGRAKNVLKHRVIPKVRQMVPLAVFPVVLLAAFSFVHWIAAVPLLIWASVCLGYGLVTAIRQRNADIALAGVSAMVMHFGWSVGFWLQLFGLGARRGVA from the coding sequence ATGACGCAAGCGCTTCCCTCCAGCCTGATCGTGATTCCTTGCCTGAACGAGGCAGCCCATATCGGTGCGCTGCTTGGCCAGCTCTGCCCGGCGGCGGCAAGGCTTGGCGCCCGGATCGTCGTCGCCGATGGCGGCAGCACCGACGGCACGCTGGCCATTGTCGGAGAGATCGCCGCGAAGGACCCGCGCGTCATCCTGCTCCACAACAAGCGCCGCATCCAGAGCGCGGCGATCAATCTCGCCGTTGGCACTTTCGGTGAAGGCGCGGAGTATCTCATCCGCATCGACGCGCATGGCGGCTATCCCGACGATTATTGCGACCGGCTGCTCGAGGAAGCGCTGGCCACATCAGCCGATTCGGTCGTGGTTTCGATGCTGACCAGCGGCAGCGGCACTGTGCAGAAATCGGTCGCCGCGGCGCAGAATTCGAAACTCGGCACCGGTGGTTCCAAGCATCGTCACCTCTCCGCCGGAGAATGGGTCGACCACGGTCATCACGCGCTGATGCGGATATCGGCCTTCGGCGCTGTCGGCGGCTATGACGAGACCTTCAGCCACAATGAGGATGCCGAGCTCGATTACCGGCTGCGGCAGGCCGGTTACAAGATCTGGATGAGCGGCAAGACGCAGATGGTCTACTATCCTCGCGCCTCGCTCAAAGGCCTCTATTTCCAGTATCTCGGTTATGGCCGCGGCCGCGCCAAGAATGTGCTGAAACACCGCGTCATCCCGAAGGTCCGGCAGATGGTGCCGCTGGCGGTCTTCCCGGTGGTGCTTCTGGCGGCCTTCTCCTTCGTGCACTGGATCGCGGCCGTGCCGCTGCTGATCTGGGCCTCGGTCTGCCTGGGCTATGGCCTGGTGACGGCCATTCGCCAGCGCAATGCCGACATCGCGCTGGCCGGCGTCTCGGCCATGGTCATGCATTTCGGCTGGTCCGTCGGCTTCTGGCTGCAGCTTTTCGGCCTCGGCGCGCGACGCGGGGTGGCGTGA